The following is a genomic window from Pseudomonas parafulva.
CAGCAGCGTAGTAGTCCGAGGCCGACTTGTTGCGCTTGGAGGCCCAGTAGGTGATGCCGAGGGTGAAGCAGACGAAGGCCAGGAACATGACGATCGCCGAGACGTTCAGCGGTTGCTTGTGCACCTCGCCGGTGATCGCATCGGCAGCCCACACGGCGGGTGCGAAGGCACCGCAGGCAAGTACAGCCAGGGTTTTGGCGTGTCGGATCATTGCTGCGCCTCCTTCAGGATCGCCTTGTTCAGCTCATCGAATTCGCCGTTGGCGCGCCGTACGTAGATGGCGGTGAGGATGAAGGCCGAGAGGATCAAGCCCACGCCCAGGGGGATGCCCCAGGTGATGGACGAACCGGCGCTGATCTTGGCGCCGAGAATCTGCGGGCCATAGGCGATGAGCAGGATGAAAGCGCAGTAGAGGCCGAGCATGATCGCCGAGAGGATCCAGGCAAAGCGCTCGCGCTTGCTGACCAGCTCCTTGAAGCGCGGACTTTCTTGTATCGATCGGTAGATGCTGTCGTTCATTGTTTTTGTCCTAGCAGCAACACAGTAAGGGGAGAACCCGCCTTAACTGTATGCTGCCGGTGGACGTCAACCAGACGACCTTAGTCTTAGATGCAACAGTGTTTTACATGGACTGCAATAAATAAAGGCCGGCGCGCCTGGATCGCGGGTTGCCCACGGTCCAGGCGCGCCGGCCCTGACGGTTACTTGCCCGTCCACTCCTTGACGCGCTCTGGGTGCTTGGCGACCCAGTCTTTGGCTGCCGCTTCAGGCTTGGCGCCCTCCTGGATCGCGAGCATGACCTCGCCGATCTCATCCTTGGACTGCCATTGGAATTTCTTGAGGAACTCGGCCACTTCCGGCGCTTTGGTCGCCAACTCCTTGCTACCGATGCTGTTCACGGTTTCCGCAGCGCCAAACACGCCCTTCGGATCTTCCAGGAACTTGAGTTTCCACTTGGCGAACATCCAGTGCGGCACCCAACCGGTCACCACGATCGGCTGCTGCTTGGCCTCGGCACGCCCCAATTCGGAGGTCATCGCCGCGCCAGAACTGGCCGTCAGCTTGTAACCGGTCAGGTCATAATCCTTGATAGCTTGCTCGGTTTTGATCATCACACCGGAACCGGCGTCGATCCCGACGATTTTCTGCTTGAAGCCGGTGTCGGTCTTGAGGTCGGCGATACTGTTGGCTTTGACGTACTCCGGCACGATCAGGCCAATCTTGGCGTCTTTGAAGTTGGGGCCGTAGTCGACGACGTTGTCCTTGTTCTTGGCCCAGTACTCGCCATGGGTGACCGGCAGCCAGGCCGAGAGCATGGCGTCGAGTTTACCGGTGGCCACGCCCTGCCACATGATGCCGGTGGCAACCGCCTGCAACTTCACGTCGTAACCGAGTTTCTGCTTGATCACTTCGGCGGCCACGTTGCTGGTTGCCACACTGTCGGACCAGCCATCCACGTAACCGATGCTGATTTCCTTGGCCATGGCTTGCCCTGCGCCCATGGCGAGCACCAAAGCACCGGCCACACCCAGGAAACGTCGCGTTCTTTTAATTGTCGCCATCGAAAGCATCCCCTCGTCAGGTCTTGGAGATTCCATCATCGACCTGCCGGACCGCGCGACCTGCTCCATCAACGACCTTCACCGAGCGATCAGCGACAGCACTTGGCCATTAACGTCATCGGGCCGAAGTCTTCTGCGCGATCCTTGCATGCCAAATGCTTGGCGCCGGGCTACTATCCACCGCTTACCCCGATCACTCGCGCCAGACGATGGACCGCTCGATGCCCAGCCCACCCCGCAT
Proteins encoded in this region:
- a CDS encoding DUF485 domain-containing protein — encoded protein: MNDSIYRSIQESPRFKELVSKRERFAWILSAIMLGLYCAFILLIAYGPQILGAKISAGSSITWGIPLGVGLILSAFILTAIYVRRANGEFDELNKAILKEAQQ
- a CDS encoding glycine betaine ABC transporter substrate-binding protein translates to MATIKRTRRFLGVAGALVLAMGAGQAMAKEISIGYVDGWSDSVATSNVAAEVIKQKLGYDVKLQAVATGIMWQGVATGKLDAMLSAWLPVTHGEYWAKNKDNVVDYGPNFKDAKIGLIVPEYVKANSIADLKTDTGFKQKIVGIDAGSGVMIKTEQAIKDYDLTGYKLTASSGAAMTSELGRAEAKQQPIVVTGWVPHWMFAKWKLKFLEDPKGVFGAAETVNSIGSKELATKAPEVAEFLKKFQWQSKDEIGEVMLAIQEGAKPEAAAKDWVAKHPERVKEWTGK